One Dokdonia sp. Dokd-P16 genomic window carries:
- a CDS encoding ABC transporter ATP-binding protein — translation MAETKGKAFDTQLFKRLLAFTTPYRSRLYIAAIAAVVLSLCAALRPYFLKNAIDLGISQRSSDDLFFYMRLMAAVLFGEVLFQLLFIYFSNWIGQQVIKDIRVKLFDHMLTFKMQYFDKSAVGRLVTRAVGDIETISSIFSQGLFMIIADLLKMSVVLAFMFYESWRLTLIVLAVFPVILYATRVFQKAMKVAFEEVRTQVANLNTFVQERVTGMKIVQIFNREAIEHKKFQAINKKHMDAWNKTVWYNSIFFPIAEICTSVTIGLIVWYGGLKAAQSDVITIGLITAFISYIQMLFTPLRQIADKFNTLQMGMVAANRVFGILDTQSSIQDIGTLELNNVQGKIDFKDVRFSYVENEEVLKGISLTAAPGQTIAIVGSTGAGKSTIINLLSRFYEIDSGKILLDGTDIKDIKLNNLRNEIAVVLQDVFLFADTILNNITLNNPDISEETVIESAKTIGVHKFISSLPNGYHYNVKERGSMLSSGQRQLIAFLRAYVSNPSILVLDEATSSVDSHSEQLIQKAINKITKGRTSIVIAHRLATIKKADQIIVMEKGKIIEQGTHKELLAKVDGHYRNLYEVQFMQAEAS, via the coding sequence ATGGCAGAGACTAAAGGAAAAGCTTTTGATACGCAATTATTTAAACGTCTACTCGCTTTTACGACACCGTATCGCAGTAGATTATATATAGCTGCTATAGCTGCCGTAGTACTCTCACTTTGTGCTGCACTACGCCCATATTTCCTTAAAAACGCCATAGATTTAGGGATATCACAACGGTCTAGTGATGACTTATTCTTTTATATGAGGCTCATGGCCGCTGTACTCTTTGGCGAAGTTCTCTTTCAATTACTATTTATTTATTTTTCTAACTGGATAGGCCAACAAGTAATTAAGGATATAAGAGTAAAACTCTTTGACCACATGCTTACGTTCAAGATGCAATATTTTGACAAGTCGGCAGTGGGGAGATTAGTAACTAGGGCCGTAGGTGATATTGAGACCATCTCAAGTATTTTCTCTCAAGGTCTCTTTATGATTATTGCAGATTTATTGAAGATGAGTGTTGTGCTTGCATTCATGTTTTATGAGAGCTGGAGACTTACGCTCATTGTTCTTGCTGTTTTCCCGGTGATTTTATATGCAACACGTGTATTTCAAAAAGCGATGAAAGTAGCCTTTGAGGAAGTACGCACGCAAGTAGCAAACCTCAACACTTTTGTACAAGAGCGCGTGACTGGGATGAAAATCGTACAGATTTTTAACCGTGAAGCTATAGAGCATAAAAAATTCCAAGCGATTAATAAAAAACATATGGATGCGTGGAACAAGACGGTATGGTATAACTCCATCTTCTTCCCTATTGCAGAGATATGTACTTCTGTCACCATAGGTCTTATTGTGTGGTACGGTGGTCTTAAGGCTGCACAAAGTGATGTTATCACCATAGGATTAATAACAGCATTTATAAGCTATATCCAGATGCTTTTTACACCACTTAGACAGATAGCAGATAAATTCAACACCTTACAAATGGGAATGGTTGCTGCAAATCGTGTTTTTGGTATTTTAGACACACAGTCTTCTATACAAGACATAGGAACCTTAGAACTTAACAACGTACAAGGTAAAATAGACTTTAAAGACGTAAGATTTTCTTATGTAGAGAATGAAGAGGTACTCAAAGGAATATCACTCACCGCAGCACCAGGACAAACCATTGCTATTGTAGGATCTACGGGAGCTGGAAAATCTACTATCATTAACTTGCTTAGTAGGTTTTATGAGATAGATAGCGGTAAGATATTACTAGACGGAACAGACATTAAAGACATAAAACTAAACAATCTTAGAAATGAGATTGCTGTCGTATTACAAGACGTATTCTTATTTGCCGACACTATCTTGAACAATATCACGCTTAACAATCCTGACATTTCTGAAGAAACGGTGATAGAAAGTGCTAAGACTATTGGCGTTCATAAATTTATTTCTAGCCTTCCTAATGGTTATCACTACAATGTAAAAGAGCGTGGCTCTATGCTTTCTAGCGGCCAGCGCCAGCTTATTGCTTTTTTAAGAGCATATGTGAGTAATCCTTCAATTCTTGTTCTTGATGAAGCTACTTCATCTGTAGACTCACACAGCGAGCAGTTAATCCAAAAAGCGATTAATAAAATTACTAAAGGAAGAACCTCTATTGTGATTGCTCACCGTCTTGCTACTATTAAAAAAGCAGATCAGATTATTGTGATGGAAAAAGGTAAAATCATCGAGCAAGGAACACATAAAGAACTTCTTGCTAAGGTAGATGGACATTATCGTAACCTGTATGAAGTACAATTTATGCAAGCAGAAGCTAGCTAG
- the truA gene encoding tRNA pseudouridine(38-40) synthase TruA, which yields MRYFIELSYFGKHYHGWQRQPNAVTVQETIEKALSMILRKPVQIMGAGRTDAGVHATQMYAHFDWDGEQFTTQESIEKLIHKFNRLLPKDIAFKRIFQVADKAHTRFHATSRSYVYRIGKEKNPFTSDHAPTVRNEVHIEAMNKAAAILLDYNDFECFSKSNTDVNTYLCDITRATWIETEDEYHFHITANRFLRNMVRAIVGTLLEIGEGKRDIAWMHEVITGKSRSQAGKSVPGRGLYLTEILYPETIYKDHGRD from the coding sequence GTGCGTTATTTTATCGAGCTTTCTTACTTTGGAAAACACTACCACGGCTGGCAGCGTCAACCTAATGCCGTTACCGTGCAAGAAACGATAGAGAAAGCACTATCTATGATTTTGAGAAAACCAGTCCAAATCATGGGTGCTGGACGCACTGACGCTGGTGTACATGCAACACAGATGTATGCGCATTTTGATTGGGATGGCGAGCAGTTTACTACTCAAGAAAGCATAGAAAAACTTATCCATAAATTCAATCGTCTTTTACCAAAAGATATAGCCTTTAAACGCATTTTTCAAGTGGCAGACAAAGCACATACACGTTTTCACGCCACTAGTAGATCTTATGTGTATCGCATAGGGAAAGAAAAAAACCCTTTTACATCAGATCACGCCCCAACAGTACGGAATGAAGTGCATATTGAAGCCATGAATAAAGCGGCAGCGATACTGCTTGACTATAATGATTTTGAGTGTTTTTCTAAATCAAATACTGACGTGAACACCTATCTTTGTGATATTACACGTGCAACGTGGATAGAGACAGAAGATGAGTATCATTTTCACATTACGGCAAATAGATTTTTACGTAATATGGTACGAGCCATTGTAGGTACTTTACTAGAAATAGGCGAAGGAAAGAGAGACATCGCATGGATGCACGAAGTAATAACTGGCAAGAGTAGATCACAGGCTGGAAAATCAGTTCCCGGACGCGGTTTATACTTGACAGAGATTTTATACCCAGAAACAATTTATAAAGATCATGGCAGAGACTAA
- a CDS encoding metallophosphoesterase family protein, producing MKKILLLSDTHSYIDDHILGHVDWADEVWHAGDIGDLKVTDAIVKRKPLRAVFGNIDDTEARQEFPLNNRFVCEGVDVLITHIGGYPGRYSPAIRDEIYSNPPKLFICGHSHILKVMPDKRRGLLHMNPGAIGKHGFHKVRTMLRFTVHSGKIENLEVIEVAR from the coding sequence ATGAAAAAGATACTCCTACTAAGCGATACACATAGTTACATAGATGATCATATCTTGGGTCACGTAGATTGGGCAGATGAGGTCTGGCATGCAGGTGACATAGGTGACTTAAAAGTAACAGATGCTATAGTAAAACGGAAACCGCTACGAGCTGTTTTTGGAAATATAGATGATACAGAAGCACGACAAGAATTCCCTCTCAATAACAGATTTGTATGTGAAGGAGTAGATGTTCTTATCACTCACATAGGTGGATATCCTGGGAGATATTCTCCAGCTATTAGAGATGAGATTTATAGTAACCCGCCTAAGCTTTTTATTTGCGGGCATAGCCACATATTAAAGGTTATGCCAGATAAAAGAAGAGGCCTCCTACATATGAATCCCGGAGCGATAGGTAAGCACGGTTTTCATAAAGTGCGCACTATGCTCAGATTTACGGTTCATTCAGGCAAGATTGAGAATCTTGAGGTGATTGAGGTGGCGCGGTAG
- a CDS encoding peptidylprolyl isomerase has translation MKDGIYAKIHTPKGEIILKLEHEKTPGTVGNFVALAEGNLENSQRPQGTPYYDGLKFHRVIPDFMIQGGCPLGTGTGDGGYKFDDEIHPDLKHDAPGKLSMANAGPGTNGTQFFITHIPTDWLDGKHTVFGNVVEGQEVVNAVAQGDEMTKIEIIRVGAEAEAWNAVEAFRTFEGSRTKRVEEEKAAQAAEIEALATGFETTASGLRYQIIQKGTGAKAEKGKTVSVHYKGALPDGTVFDSSFKRNQPIDFQLGVGQVIPGWDEGISLLNVGDKARLVIPSDLGYGSAGAGGVIPPNATLVFDVELVAVK, from the coding sequence ATGAAAGACGGAATTTACGCAAAGATACATACGCCAAAAGGCGAAATTATTTTAAAATTAGAGCACGAGAAGACGCCAGGAACGGTAGGAAATTTTGTAGCGCTAGCAGAAGGAAACCTTGAGAACTCTCAAAGGCCTCAAGGAACTCCATATTACGATGGTTTGAAATTTCACCGTGTAATTCCTGATTTCATGATTCAAGGTGGTTGCCCACTAGGAACAGGAACTGGTGATGGAGGATATAAATTTGATGATGAGATTCACCCAGACTTAAAGCACGATGCTCCAGGAAAACTTTCTATGGCAAATGCAGGTCCTGGAACAAACGGAACTCAGTTTTTTATTACACACATCCCTACAGACTGGTTAGACGGTAAGCACACTGTTTTTGGAAACGTTGTAGAAGGACAAGAAGTTGTAAATGCAGTGGCGCAAGGTGATGAGATGACAAAAATCGAAATCATTAGAGTAGGAGCAGAGGCAGAAGCTTGGAACGCAGTTGAAGCTTTTAGAACTTTTGAAGGTTCAAGAACAAAACGTGTTGAAGAAGAAAAAGCTGCACAAGCTGCAGAAATCGAAGCGCTAGCAACTGGTTTTGAAACTACAGCTAGTGGACTACGCTACCAGATTATACAAAAAGGAACTGGTGCAAAAGCAGAAAAAGGTAAAACAGTTTCTGTACACTATAAAGGAGCACTTCCTGATGGGACTGTGTTTGATAGCTCGTTTAAAAGAAACCAACCTATTGACTTTCAATTAGGAGTAGGGCAAGTAATTCCAGGATGGGATGAAGGTATTTCTTTATTAAACGTAGGAGATAAAGCACGCTTAGTAATTCCTTCAGATTTAGGATACGGAAGCGCTGGTGCAGGTGGAGTAATTCCTCCAAATGCAACGCTTGTGTTTGACGTAGAGCTTGTTGCTGTAAAGTAA